AATAAAAAAGGGGAATCTGTAAGAAGTTATTTTAAGTTTCCAATTACCATGAAATTTGATAATTAATATCTTAAACACGAATCTCAATAGTTATCCACAAAGATTTATTTTTGTGGATAATTTTTTTTATGTCTAAAATGCTTGTTAACAATATTTTAACTCTATTTTAGTTTTAGTCGTTCCCCAAGAGCAGAGAAAAAAGTGTATTTTTGAAGCTTAAAGTTTGAGCAATGGCAAAAATTATAGGTATCGCTAATCAGAAAGGTGGAGTAGGAAAGACTACTACTGCCGTAAATTTAGCTGCAGCATTAGGAGTTTTAGAAAAGAAAATCTTAATCATTGATGCAGATCCACAGGCAAATGCAACATCAGGTCTTGGTGTGGAAGATGTGCCGTATTCTACCTATAATCTTTTGGAACACAGTGTTGAAACAAGAAACTGTATTCAGCGAACAACAACTCCGAATCTGGATATCGTACCTTCTCACATCGATTTGGTAGCTGCTGAAATTGAATTGGTAGACAAAGATAACCGTGAGTACATGCTGAAAAAAGCATTGGAAGAAGTAAGAAATGATTACGATTATATCATCATCGACTGTGCTCCGAGTTTAGGTTTAATTACAGTGAATGCTTTAACAGCTGCTGATTCTGTAATTATCCCAATTCAGTGTGAGTATTTTGCTTTGGAAGGTCTTGGAAAACTTTTGAACACGATTAAAAATGTTCAGAAAATCCATAATAAAGATTTAGATATCGAAGGATTATTGTTAACGATGTACGATAGCCGTTTAAGACTTTCAAATCAGGTGGTGGAAGAGGTAAATTCACACTTCCCGGAAATGGTTTTTGAAACAATTATCAGCAGAAATGTAAGATTAAGTGAAGCGCCAAGTTTTGGTGAAAGTATCTTGAACTATGATGCTGAAAGTAAAGGAGCAATCCAATACATTCAGCTTGCAGAAGAAGTGTTGTTGAGAAACGAAAAATTAGTAAAAAATTAAAAGCATTAGCCAATAGCTGTAATATAATATGAAGGACAAAAAAAGAGCGATGGGACGTGGTTTGGGAGCAATTTTAAGTGCAGAATCCAAGGCTACGGTCAATACAGCAACTGATGAAGGAGCAGATAAATTTGTAGGAAACATCATGGAAGTTTCCATCGAAGATATCTATCCGAACCCGACACAGCCAAGAACTTATTTTGACGAAAAAGCATTAAACGAACTTGCACAGTCGATTACAAACTTAGGCGTTATTCAGCCTATTACGTTAAGAAAAGACGGTGAAAAGTTTGAAATTATTTCTGGGGAAAGACGTTTCAGAGCGAGTAAAATTGCGGGATTAACGACGATTCCGGCATACATTCGTTTGGTGAATGATCAGGAGCTTCTTGAAATGGCTCTTGTGGAAAATATTCAGCGTGAAGATCTTGATGCTATCGAGATTGCACTTACTTATCACAGACTTTTGGAAGAAATTGGTCTTACTCAGGAAAATTTAAGCCAAAGAATAGGAAGAGACAGAAGTACGATTACCAATTCAATCAGATTGTTGAGGTTGAGTCCGGATATTCAGAACGCAATCCGTAGCGGAGAAATTTCTGCAGGTCACGGTAGAGCAATCATCAGTCTTGAAAATGAAGAGCATCAGCAAACTTTATTTGATTTAATTATCAAAGAAAAACTGAATGTACGTCAGTCTGAACAAGCAGCTGCTGCTTTGAAAAATCCAAAATCTCCGGCAGCTAAAAGAGCAAAAGCTGAGCTTTCTAATAATTATAAAAGAGCACAGAAAACGATTGCAGATATTCTTGATGTAAAAGTTGAGATAAAAACAACAGGAACCGGTAAAAAAGGCAAGATTGTTTTAGATTTTAAAAATGAAGATGAGCTGGAATATATTTTATCTCATATTAAATAAATGAAAAAAATAGTTTTCATCTTTTTACTTTTTTTATCAGGGCTGGCTTTATCGCAAACCAACCCAAGAGATACCATCAGATTAGAGCATTATGCGACTGATAGTATTCCTGCTGTAAAGCCCCAAGCTGAAGCTAAAGTTGTTGAAGATATCGAAAAAGCAAATGCACCTACATCTTTAAAAGTAAAAAAACTGAATCCTACAAAAGCAGGTCTGTATTCTGCGGTGTTACCGGGATTAGGGCAGGTTTACAATAAAAAATACTGGAAAGTTCCCATTGTTTTAGGAGCGGTAGGAACCGGAGTTGGTATTGCAGTCTGGAACCAAAATCAATATAAAAAGTATCGTGAATATTATGTTGCGAAACTTAATGGTGCTCAAAATGACTTCCTGGATAGAAACCCGACCCTTGATAAAGTAGCATTAGGAAATGCGCAAGACAGAGTAAAAAGACAAAGGGATTATGCAATTGCAATTACAGGTTTAATTTATATTTTGAATATTGTAGATGCTGTTGTAGATGCGCATTTGTATGAAGGTCGTAAAGATCCTGATTTAACATTAGTTCCAGCGGTAATCTATGATGATTTTAATACTAATCCTCCAAAAACGGGTTTAGCTTTAAGTTTCAGATTCTAGAAAAATAATAAATAGTAAGATAATAAGTTTTAAAATTTTATGAAAATAGCATTAGTTGGATACGGAAGAATGGGGAAGATTATCGATGAGATTGCCTTAAAAAGAGGGCATGAAGTTGTTGCCCGACTGAAAGAAACTCCGACCGCTGAAAACCTTAATAATCCGGATGTGGTGATTGAGTTTTCACTTCCTGAAGTGGCTTTTGATAATATTAAAGCTTGTCTTGAAAATAAAATTCCGGTAATCTGTGGAACAACAGGTTGGCTGGAAAGAAAATCTGAAGTTGAACAGTTAGCCGTTGAAAACGAAACTGCATTTTTATATGGCTCAAATTTCAGTTTAGGAGTGAATTTATTTTTTGCTTTAAACGAAAAATTGGCTGATTTAATGAAAAATGTGGATGAATATTCTTGCCAGTTGGAAGAGATTCATCACATTCATAAGCTTGATGCTCCGAGCGGAACTGCTATTTCTCTTGCAGAAGGGATCATTAAGAATAATAATAAATTTGATGCATGGAAATTGGAAGAAACTCAGGACAAAAACTTGGGTATTTTTGCCATCCGTGAAAATGAAGTTCCAGGAACTCACTCTGTTTATTACAGAAGTGAAGTAGACGAGATTGAAATAAAACATACCGCATACAACAGAAACGGCTTTGCTTTGGGAGCTGTAGTTGCTGCAGAATGGATTAAAGATAAAAAAGGAAACTTTACAATGAAAGATGTTTTAGGACTCTAGATTTGTAACAAAATCCCTACATTGCAAACTAATAATAGAGAATTTGTATAAGAATCTATTACTTATTACACATTGCTCATTAATCATAATTACAGATTAGGCACAAAAATTTATGAATTATTTTTTAACGTACACAGTTTATGTTCTCATTTTATCAGTATTGATGGGGATTTCCACTTGGAAGCTGTTTAAGAAATTAGGGTATAGTCCGTTATTCGCATTTATCCCTTTCTATAATTATTTCATTATTCTTAAAGAGACGAAACACCCGAAATGGTGGGCAATCTTATCATATTTACCGATTGTAGGTCCTATTATGATGAGTGTTTTTCATTTGTATTTAATGAAGAAATTCGGGAAAAATTTATTCAAAGATCAGTTACTGACCGTGATTTTGCCGTTTATCTATATGGCAACGGTAAACTACTCTAAAGATGCCGAGATTGAAGACGAAAATGATTTATATCTAACGGAAGAAGAGAAAAACGCAAAAAAGAAAGATACCTTTATGGGATCGATCACTTTTGCAGTTGTTTTTGCAACGATCATCCACGTTTTTGTAACACAACCTTTCGGAATTCCTACCGGTTCAATGGAAAGAACTTTATTGGTTGGAGATTTCCTTTTTGTAAATAAATGGAGCTATGGTTACAGATTGCCGATGCGTCCTGTCGCAATACCTTTCTTGCAGGGAACAATTATGGATACGGGTGAACCAGGAAATCCTAAAGATGATCCTAAATCATATGTTGAAGGAATAAAATTACCTTACGAAAGAGTTTTCCAATTCAGTAAGCCTCAGAGAAATGATATCGTCGTTTTCAACTATCCAAGAGATTCTGTGCATGTTTCACTAGACAGAGCAGATCCTTATGTAAAAAGATTGGTTGCTGTTGCAGGTGATACTTTTGAAATGAGAGATGGTAGACTTTTCGTTAACGGAAAACCGGAAACTGTTTTAGGAGATCAGGAAGTTCAGCACAGATATATTGTAAACACAGGAAGTCAGTTAGATATTCCAAGTTTATATAATACGTTTGGATTTCTACCCGTTCAGGAAGGGCAGAATGAAAAAGGCGGATTTGTATATTATTTTCAAGGCTTAACTGCAAAGACCGCTGCGGAAATTAAAAAACTTCCTCAGGTGATTGATATGCAGGAGCATATTCAGCCAAAAGGAGAATCAGCGATTGCATATCGTGATGAGACAAGAACTAAAATTGATACCACGAATTCTATTTTCCCGATTAACAGCGGATGGAATCAGGATCAATACGGTCCGCTAAAAATTCCTAAAAAAGGTGATGTAGTTACTGTTAATCAGCAAACATTACCAGAATATCAGTGGATTATTAAAAACTATGAACATAATTCATTAGAAAATAAAAACGGAAAAATTTTCATCAACGGAAAAGAAACCAATCAATACACTATTCAACAGGATTATTATATGATGGTGGGAGACAACAGAGATGCTTCTTTAGATGCGAGATTCTTTGGTTTTGTTCCTGAAGAAAATATTGTTGGAAGACCGATGTTTACCTGGATGAGTTTACAGGGTGCTTTTAAAGATTCAAGCTCATCTTATCAGGCTCCATTCAAAATCCGTTGGGACAGAATGTTTAAAGCAACCAATACAGGAGAAGCCAACAAAACTTCTTATTGGTGGATTGCAGCAATGATACTTGTTCTTTTCTTTGGCTGGGAATATTTTATGAAATTATTCGGAAAGAAGAAAAAAGAAGACGAGATATAATTAAAATTTTAAAAAAAATAAAATGAAGTGTTTGAAAAAATGCTTCATTTTTCTATATAATAGTTATGCAGAATATATTATTACCGGTATTTTATTTACCCCCAATTTCATGGTTTTCAGAATTTTTGAATGCTGAAAATGAAGTGGTGTTCGAACAGTTTGAAAGTTTCCCTAAACAGACTTTTAGAAACCGTACCAATATTTATGGAGCCAACGGCAGACTTTCATTAATTATTCCAATTGTTCATAATGGAAATCGTGAATTCAAAGATACCGAAATGTCGTACCGTGAAGATTGGCAAAAAATTCACTGGAAATCTATTAAAACAGTATATCAAGGTTCGCCATATTTTGAGTACTATGAAGATAAATTGGAGAAACTATTTGAAAAGAAAGAAAAATTTCTGTTAGATTTCAATTTAAAAAGTATAGAAATCGTTCAAAATCTTCTCAAGACAGAAAAGGCATACTCTTTGAATGAAGAATATATCAAAAATCCTGAAGAGGTTAATTTCAGAGAAAAGTTTTCTGCAAAAAAGACTTCAGAATACGAAATGGCTGAATATTTTCAGACATTTTCAGATAAACTAGGATTTTTGCATGATTTATCGATTGTGGATCTTATTTGTAACAAAGGCCCGGAATCGATGACTTATATTAAAAATATTAAAAAAATATAATCAAACAAAGCTGTAGAATTGGTAAAATGCCTATGAATATTGCTTTTACAGATGATTATTAAATTAATAAATAAATTCTACATATGAAAAAGGTAATATTAGCCGCAGTTTTTTTAGCAGGCTTTACTTATTCATCAGCTCAGCAGACTCCTGCAGTTGATCCAAAAGAAAATAAAGACTTAATGACTTGGTATCATAAAGATTTTGCGACGACAAAAGTTTATGGTGTTAATACTGAAAATGCATACAAATTTTTAGAATCGAAAGGTTTAAAACCTAAGACGGTAGTTGTTGGTGTTTTGGATAGCGGAGTTCAGGTAGATCACCCTGGATTGGTGAAAAATATGTGGACAAACCCTAATGAAGTTCCAAACAACGGTAAAGATGATGACGGAAACGGATACATCGATGATATTCACGGATGGAATTTTATTGGCGGAAAAAATGGTGATATCGGTATAGATAATATGGAAGTTACCAGAGTTGTAGCAAAATACAAACCTGTTTTTGAAGGCGACAATTCTACTCAAAACAAAGCAAACCAGGCAAAAATGCCGGAAGAATTTGCATTGTATATGAAATCGAAAGAGCTTTTCACTAAAAAAAGTATTGATGCAAGACAGAGCTTTCAACGTTATACGATGATTAACGAATCTATTCCATCTATGGCTACGATTTTAGGAGGACAACCATTAACTGCTGAAACTCTTAAAAATAAAAAACCTTCTACTCAGTTGGAAGCTGTAGCATTAGAAATTCTTAGTAATATTGCTAAAAGTCCTGAATTTGCAGGGAAATCAGCAGCAGAAATAGAACCTAAGCTTAAAGAAGAGGTTAAAGGAGCTTTAGATCACTTTGGTCCGATGGCGAAACAATATGATCTTAATTATGATCCTAGAGCAGAAATTGTAGGTGATAATTATGATGATTATTCTGAAAAAAATTATGGAAATAATCATTACCAAGGTCCGGATGCAGAACATGGAACGCATGTTTCAGGAATTATTGCAGGTTTACCACAAGGAAAAGAAGTTCAGTATGGAGTTGCATCAAGAGTTGCAAAAATTATGTCTGTAAGAACTGTTCCTAATGGAGATGAGAGAGATAAAGATGTTGCAAACGCAATAAGATATGCGGTAGAT
Above is a genomic segment from Chryseobacterium mulctrae containing:
- the lepB gene encoding signal peptidase I — translated: MNYFLTYTVYVLILSVLMGISTWKLFKKLGYSPLFAFIPFYNYFIILKETKHPKWWAILSYLPIVGPIMMSVFHLYLMKKFGKNLFKDQLLTVILPFIYMATVNYSKDAEIEDENDLYLTEEEKNAKKKDTFMGSITFAVVFATIIHVFVTQPFGIPTGSMERTLLVGDFLFVNKWSYGYRLPMRPVAIPFLQGTIMDTGEPGNPKDDPKSYVEGIKLPYERVFQFSKPQRNDIVVFNYPRDSVHVSLDRADPYVKRLVAVAGDTFEMRDGRLFVNGKPETVLGDQEVQHRYIVNTGSQLDIPSLYNTFGFLPVQEGQNEKGGFVYYFQGLTAKTAAEIKKLPQVIDMQEHIQPKGESAIAYRDETRTKIDTTNSIFPINSGWNQDQYGPLKIPKKGDVVTVNQQTLPEYQWIIKNYEHNSLENKNGKIFINGKETNQYTIQQDYYMMVGDNRDASLDARFFGFVPEENIVGRPMFTWMSLQGAFKDSSSSYQAPFKIRWDRMFKATNTGEANKTSYWWIAAMILVLFFGWEYFMKLFGKKKKEDEI
- a CDS encoding S8 family serine peptidase, translating into MKKVILAAVFLAGFTYSSAQQTPAVDPKENKDLMTWYHKDFATTKVYGVNTENAYKFLESKGLKPKTVVVGVLDSGVQVDHPGLVKNMWTNPNEVPNNGKDDDGNGYIDDIHGWNFIGGKNGDIGIDNMEVTRVVAKYKPVFEGDNSTQNKANQAKMPEEFALYMKSKELFTKKSIDARQSFQRYTMINESIPSMATILGGQPLTAETLKNKKPSTQLEAVALEILSNIAKSPEFAGKSAAEIEPKLKEEVKGALDHFGPMAKQYDLNYDPRAEIVGDNYDDYSEKNYGNNHYQGPDAEHGTHVSGIIAGLPQGKEVQYGVASRVAKIMSVRTVPNGDERDKDVANAIRYAVDNGAKILNMSFGKPVSPGKNVVWDAFQYAQDKGVLLVKAAGNENEDVAEHLAYPTNFKNITDEAPFVNNVMVVGASTNRNNELRADFSNYNKKMVNVFAPGEEIYSTVPTNEYSYQQGTSMASPVAAGAAAVLLAYMPNLKPAQIIEALVKTSNASTENEFGEKSQAGGVIDVKKAAEYAYNNFYDGKSNTVKTKTVKKARPAKKSVKR
- a CDS encoding WbqC family protein — encoded protein: MQNILLPVFYLPPISWFSEFLNAENEVVFEQFESFPKQTFRNRTNIYGANGRLSLIIPIVHNGNREFKDTEMSYREDWQKIHWKSIKTVYQGSPYFEYYEDKLEKLFEKKEKFLLDFNLKSIEIVQNLLKTEKAYSLNEEYIKNPEEVNFREKFSAKKTSEYEMAEYFQTFSDKLGFLHDLSIVDLICNKGPESMTYIKNIKKI
- the dapB gene encoding 4-hydroxy-tetrahydrodipicolinate reductase; protein product: MKIALVGYGRMGKIIDEIALKRGHEVVARLKETPTAENLNNPDVVIEFSLPEVAFDNIKACLENKIPVICGTTGWLERKSEVEQLAVENETAFLYGSNFSLGVNLFFALNEKLADLMKNVDEYSCQLEEIHHIHKLDAPSGTAISLAEGIIKNNNKFDAWKLEETQDKNLGIFAIRENEVPGTHSVYYRSEVDEIEIKHTAYNRNGFALGAVVAAEWIKDKKGNFTMKDVLGL
- a CDS encoding DUF5683 domain-containing protein, with the protein product MKKIVFIFLLFLSGLALSQTNPRDTIRLEHYATDSIPAVKPQAEAKVVEDIEKANAPTSLKVKKLNPTKAGLYSAVLPGLGQVYNKKYWKVPIVLGAVGTGVGIAVWNQNQYKKYREYYVAKLNGAQNDFLDRNPTLDKVALGNAQDRVKRQRDYAIAITGLIYILNIVDAVVDAHLYEGRKDPDLTLVPAVIYDDFNTNPPKTGLALSFRF
- a CDS encoding ParB/RepB/Spo0J family partition protein, translated to MKDKKRAMGRGLGAILSAESKATVNTATDEGADKFVGNIMEVSIEDIYPNPTQPRTYFDEKALNELAQSITNLGVIQPITLRKDGEKFEIISGERRFRASKIAGLTTIPAYIRLVNDQELLEMALVENIQREDLDAIEIALTYHRLLEEIGLTQENLSQRIGRDRSTITNSIRLLRLSPDIQNAIRSGEISAGHGRAIISLENEEHQQTLFDLIIKEKLNVRQSEQAAAALKNPKSPAAKRAKAELSNNYKRAQKTIADILDVKVEIKTTGTGKKGKIVLDFKNEDELEYILSHIK
- a CDS encoding ParA family protein — its product is MAKIIGIANQKGGVGKTTTAVNLAAALGVLEKKILIIDADPQANATSGLGVEDVPYSTYNLLEHSVETRNCIQRTTTPNLDIVPSHIDLVAAEIELVDKDNREYMLKKALEEVRNDYDYIIIDCAPSLGLITVNALTAADSVIIPIQCEYFALEGLGKLLNTIKNVQKIHNKDLDIEGLLLTMYDSRLRLSNQVVEEVNSHFPEMVFETIISRNVRLSEAPSFGESILNYDAESKGAIQYIQLAEEVLLRNEKLVKN